In Rhodamnia argentea isolate NSW1041297 chromosome 5, ASM2092103v1, whole genome shotgun sequence, the DNA window tctcctcatTGCGGATGCTTGTGCATCTGGTAATGCACTGAAGTATGCACTTTTATCATGGGCAGACAGAAAAGGGTGTTAAAACctgttatttgtttttttcatcTAGTAAGATTTAAGGAATCAAAGTGATAAAAGTGAATAAGTTCTCATAGGCAATATTTTGGGTTCCCAAAAAGTGTCAGCAACTAAAGTCCTGGATACAAGTCAACGGTGAACAACAAACTGACATCCCCTCCATGAAACCAAGCAACGTGTCTTCCCAAGTTCAGACGTGCGTCCCACACTCTTCGCTCTTCATATACTCCATCCAGCCAACTCATACAAACCTCCAAGAGCCACAATGGCAATCGGAACCGCCCGCCCGTCTGCCCTGTCTCCTAATACAAGAAATCCCATTATCGAATCACCGCAACCACAATCCCCCGAACCATTATCTATGCCGTCGCCACCACCGACTCGCTCACCACGAATGGTCCCTGCTGCGCCTCGAATAGTCTCACCCTTTTCTGACCACATATCACCCATTAGATCACCTCCTATATCCCTTGAGCAACCATCAAACAAGAAAAGCCGCTCAAAATCTTCCAAGATCTTCCGCCGCTTGCGTTCGGTGTTCAAGTCATTTCCAATCATCAACCCCACGTGTAAAATCCCAGTTTCTCTTCACGGAAGCCGTGCACCTGAGGCACACGTCAATGGAGGGACACGCATGACTGGTACCCTTTTCGGGCACCGGAAGACGCGGATTAATCTTGCCATCCAAGATAACCCAAGGAGCATTCCAATCCTCGTACTCGAGCTTGCAATACCAACAGGGAAGCTTCTTCAGGATATGGGAACGGGTCTCACGAGGATAGCATTAGAGTGCGAAAAACAACCATCTGGTAAGACAAAGCTAATCCACGAGCCAATATGGACAATGTATTGCAACGGCCGGAAGGTAGGTTATGCTGTGAAGAGGGAGCCATCCGAAGATGATCTAAGCGTCATGCAGACATTGCATGCGGTTTCAATGGGAGCTGGGGTGCTTCCGACCGAGGTCTCGGATCCCCCAGATGGCGATCTGACCTACATGAGAGCACAATTTGAGCGAGTGGTCGGTTCTAAGGATTCTGAAACATTTTACATGATGAACCCGGATGGCAATAATGGACCAGAACTTAGCATCTTCTTTGTCAGGATATAAGTACTCGCCAGAGACTATGGACCTTGAAATAGATGGaaagtcttcttcttcttcttttttttgtcagtttGGTGTAAGTCGTGATAGATACATGGCCAACATTAATTGTATAGAGCAAAGGGGAGGCAGAAGTAACTGCAAAGCATCGTGTAGTTTTTTACTGTTCTATCATTTCCAGTCCGATACGTCTGCTTGTGAAATTTATATAAGATTTGAGCCAGTCTCTACGTTCCGAAGCCTGACTAGCCATTTTGATGAAACTAAAAATTTATCAACAAACATACATTACTCGACTAGTAGGTTGCTCAATCATTGTTAATTGCCTCccatttattttcaattctcTGTATAATTATCGGATAAGAACTAACTCGTTTACATGAGAGACGTGTCACTTATTGCTAGCAATGTAAAGCCAAACGAATAGTTAGTTTGGGTCATCTTCCAGAATTACAAGCGGCTGAGTATTCGAGTTATTCTATTCCAGAATCAGAAAGAGTAGTGATCCAGTGAACATCCCTTAGCCGTTTCTTTTCAGAAGGTGCTTGAACGAGCGGAAGAGCATCGCGGTGAAAAAGGACCTGCAATTGTTCCTCTTTTTCAAACATGAACAGGAGTCCAACCCCGCTAATGCTTAGGACTGAATGGCTAAGCCTCTCATCAATAGAAAGTGATCCACACCATCTGGTAGATTACACGTACGATCTGCAGTATCTGCGTTTCATCGAAGAGCAATTAGCGGCAAAACACCAACTCATTCGATGTCAGTCGCAACCATGTTTTGCGCATCTGACTATGTCACTATTAACGAAGTACCCAGTGCTCCGCTGGATTCACATATAGCTGAATTCAAGAACCCAAAGCAATTGGCAGAGGGAAAAGTTTGAACCAGTTCATACTTCGAGtggtttgaaaagtaatttaccAACAAAAGTCACCGGGTTGGATGGAAATACCATGCAAGCACGAGGGGAACTTTGTAAAGTCTGGATCAGTCTTGTGCCGGTATGCAATCCATCTGCAAATGAACCAATAACATATAAAGATGCCTTCAAATGGTATTGAAAAACAAATAGGAGATAAATAATTGCACCCTCAACAGAAAATGATCTTTAGCTCCAGAATATTATATCAACATTTATTTCCCAAGAGAAAGCACACTGGCAACTCTGGCTTGAGCATTTCATTTATAACTGTCGCATATTGCAACCACAGAAGCCACTAGCTTCTTTAAGAAGCTAAATTTTATGAAAGGACATGACATTTTATAACTTCACACAAAACTCACTCTTCTATTTACACCACACTGTAAACAACTGAAAGAAGCATGAGATGGAACATGTAATAACTTTAAGTGTCAAAAGATTAGGACCTACACGTACTAAATTACCTTATTGTCTGCCAAAGACGACAAACATCATTTTCCTTGGCCCACTCAATTAAATAAGCAGTTTTGTCACCTCCAAAAACCTAGGTTTTGGTGTTGTTCTAAGACAGAAAGCATCTTCCCTGCATATAAACTCTCTATTATCCAGCTCATTGTCTGCATTAAGAGCTAGTGTCAATGTGAGAGCCCgaaacaggaaaaaagaaataaatggaaaTATCCAGTATACAGATCTTGCGAGAGTGTAATTACTGGATGTCCAGAATGGAGTATTGTTTTGAATAAATACTCAGCCTCGCAGTATGCAGCCATACACCCGTACGAGGAGGCTATCTTTACTTTTTAGATACTGGAAGTGAGAATGATCAACCTCTAAGCACCCTAAGGATATACACAAGAAACCAGAATCAAAGAGCTGATTACAAAGAGAATGCTAACCAATATCGGTATCTTTCTCTCCAAAGCACACTGCCTTAAGTGACGAGATGGCCTACTCTCGTATTCTGTCACGATAATTCCCATGGATACCTTCCCATGATGAAGACAATGGACCAACTGTTGGAGGGTCTTGTATGCCACCCCACCTCCTCGCTGCACAACACGAGGGCACAGTCAAACTCACAACTCATCATTCAGAACACGAAAAATCAGAGTATTACCAAGCGTTAAGGAAGCTCATGCAGCAACACTACATGAAGTCAGCTGCAATTTAGGAAAAGCACAACTATCCCTTGTAAAGGTGTCAATGCTAGCATCCTAATCATTCTGTACCACAAAAAGAGAGGAGTCGTGGAAGGAAGGTGCCATCTTTACGTGAGCATGCTTCGAAAGCCCTTGTTAGCTTCACAGTGATTAATATATAAGTAACCCTTAGGAAGGTTAAAGGGATCCAGCATTTTAGGTGTATGGGACTTGGTAGAGTAGATTAAAATTCATACTTCACAAGCTGGCTGAAATTTCTTGATGCTTTAGAATTGTACTGTAACATACTTATCTAGTACATTTTGGCTAACAGTACTGATTAAGACACAGGATACATGACAGGACCTCTCATGGTGTGAAAGATAGGCTTAGTTGATCTGTCTTCAGAAGCTAAGTATACTTCCGCATGCGAGTACATAAAGGCTGGTGGCCTGTCCAAACCCTAGAAAATTTCATCTCTCTTAATgattttctttgccaatttaaAGACAGGAGCAAGCCAAAACacgtcttcttctctcttatttAATGAGAGAGACATAAAATTTTGATATGTAACAACCCAAGATATCTGAGCTTTTAACATCAAATTTACTTGTAAACAGAGAAGTACGTTACCTTGATTACTTCAGAAAATTTGTTACAGAAACTTTTCTTTCCATGTAACATTATCCCTACTTGCCCAAAGATAGATCCGCTGTTAGAGTGTGGCAATGACTTTCCGATAGGGATAAACATTGCATCGACTTGATTTGAGACGATCATATATCTGTGAAAAAAAGAGTTGACAGAAATGTCtccaattcaatcattccgAATAAGATGATTAATGGGCTAATTGGAAAATAAAGCCACACTAAACAAGGTAGGGAAGAGCGGGCAACTGATGACAAAGAATTCTTTTTGGTTGTACTATCCTCCGGCATCCTTAATTCAGATTAATTCTATTTAGTAATGGCACACGagataattgttttttttgggtaaggaaacGAGGGGGGTCAAGAGCACACGAGACAATTGTTTATTAgtttacaagttgaagaaatacaaaaagttgCCACTCATAAAAGTTATAACTTAATTGAACAAAGTTTTTGAAATTGTTCGTGGAAAAGAAAGGAGCAGATTTGGTGATGTATAAGGCTTAAAATTATCAGTCAAAGATGACGATCTACAAAGAAAAAGTAACATTGATGTAATCTCCAAAACTGAAAGGAGCAGCTGATCTTAATCATTTATGACGAATGAGAGAGATTTCGATAAAGCATTAGAATCTCCTCATCTCCAGTAGAAAAGCCTTAAAAAGACAAGGGAATTGTTTTGAAGAAAGATTGAGCACTTGGATATTGTGAAGACGACTTAAAAGATCCACAAAGACAACTAAGTTTGGTGGGAAAATGCTTGGTCATTGCTGTTGTGATAGCAAGCACATGAAAATGTGTACAGTTGCTCTAACTCTCCCACTAACACATAGAATAGAGAAAGACAGGTGAATTAGTGCCATTCACTGTGCTAAATGAGCAACTTACTTATCAGGTAACACGAGAGAACCCGCACTGATTGATTCGGTAATCCAAGCGACTTTAAGAATAAAGGCCCGAATTGCGCATCCATACAAGAACTTGGCCGTCTTCAACTGGGAAAAACAAGAATTTGTTTTAGTATTATAATATCATGTCAGACATACTTCCACCAAGCCAGAGCTCTGCTTAAATTCACAGCATCAAAAGGCATCATCTAGTTTTAGACTATATAGCAAGCATATCAACCCGAAGAGGGATAGGGATGAATTGAATAGAGAATTGGGTGAAGGAATTTACTTGATGTAAAATTAGTGCACAATTAAGTTTTTCTCAACAGAATTGCAGACAGAAATATAATTTGTCACAAAATAATATTGCAGAATGAATAATGATCCTTGTATTGTAAATTAAGTGCCCCTTAAATAAACAAAGAGAATGTATACTTCCTGTATGCTTCGGCTTATCTTCAAGTGAGATGTGGCTTtacatgttaaaaaaaacatTGATGTAGATTCAAAATCTACAcctcaaatcaaatcaattaacaaaatacACGCATAAATGACACTTGACAAGAAAACTTTTTGCAAacttagaaaataatttatccACGTAAGCATCCAAATAATCATATTAAATGGCTAACCAACAGCCTTTGCTAACTAACAGACACTTGCAACGTGGTTACCCCTCTAAAAAATAAAGAGTTAGATTTAGCCACGTTAATTCTTGGAGAAAAATACCTTTCTCGGAGATATGACGAAAGGTCGCTGCTCGGATAGAACCATTGAACTTCCCTTCCCCCTTAAATTCACGGGCGGAATATCCAGGAGAACCTCGCCTCCATGTTTCTGAATCAACctttcaatttccttttctttgcggGTTGAAAACCCAGTAAGGAAGAATTCCATCTTGTGAAAAATTAGTGGCTGCTCAGCCATGAAACTAGTGCGATGTTTTGCACCTTGACGTCGACATTCTAACTGAGACTTGCAGTATCTCAACCTCTTCCATGATCCTGTGGTTGAGCCAGTTGGTGCTGACAAACATGAACTCATTAGATGCCCCAAAGATTAATCAAAGCGGTGAATAGAAAGAACTTAAAATGCTCATCTAGGTCTTACAATTTTGGTGCAAGGATCCGCGTGTACTCTTATCCACCTGAAGCTGCAAATGAACTTCTGATGAGAAACTTACACGTTTTCTACCAGATACATGATTATTTTTGTCCTGGCGAATATTAGCAGCATTTAGTGGTATTTTTTGCAAACAATCCCCTGCAAGTCGATGGGAATCCATGTTATGTCGCCATTTTTTATCATCTGATAGCAGAAGCAACTTTCTTTTCCCCAGCAAATGAACCTGCAATGCTGCTGCATTCTTTGCTGGTTGAACAGAAATACTCCTATGGAATGCCACTTTTTCAGCTGGATGTTTAGTGactggaacaggttcctcaccACAAACCATAGCAGGGATATCATATCCGGATTTTGGTGATTTCAGTCCTACAGAATTTCGCCAATTATATTTTTGAGTGAAATTAGTATCAGGGTATGAGGATGTGATTTCCCTCTTGCATTTCGAGAATAGCAATAAATTACAGCGCCCATGTCCATTCTCCAACTTGGCTTCATTGCTTGATAAGATTACACTATAATTCTTTAAAGAGGATAGCCGTCTTCTTGCTGACTTCTGAAAACCTTCTTTTGGTTCAGAGGTGACTCCTGCATTCTGATTGTCAGCCTTAGATTTTGGGTCGGAGGTTTCATTGGGGTTTGCCGACCCAAGTTCTGAAGCCAAGTCAATGAATTTCTCACCATCAATCTCAATGCAATTCTGACTGGGTTCTTGATGTAATCCATGGTTTTCTGTGGAAATACTGCAAGGAACAAAGGAACAAAGAGGATCTGCTGACAATAAACTTGAAGACCTCACAATTTCTTGAGAGAAAGTTATGCCCTCGTTGACTTCGTCACATGAACCTTCAAAAGCCATCTTTAACTGTGGAGCTTTCTGGGTACTGATTCCAATTTGCACAACAGAATTTTCATCAGGCGCAGTATCTGCTGATTCTGAGAGAAAGCTTGTCTCGTGAACAAAAAACTTGGCAATGCTTCTagttcttgtgcttttctctTTCAACTCCACAGGAACTTCTATGTCCTTataaaaattttttggacaaggCAACAAACAAAGGAGAAAAGGCACCATATCAGAAAACTGACTGGAAAATTTTACAGAACCAAGAACTAGTATGATAAGAACAACAAAGATACAGAACAATATCACCCAGGGAAAGAAACAAACGTTAATATCTGTTGAAAACTTTCAAAGTAGATGATTGAATATGGACATCATCACTAGAGAGTTACTGAAGGACTGGAAGCTAAGGCGGCCATAGCATAAGGCTATTACTTTCACAGGGAATGAAAGGTTTGAGAAGCACtagtaagaaaggaaaaatatgttTCTTCAAATCAGTAAGGTCACAAAGGAGCACAAACACCACATTCCTGTTGTGGCAACGAACATTGACACAACCTTTGGTCATTTCAGAGGTGATCAAGCAGTGACAGAGTACAGACTGCATGGATATCCTATCAAAAGCCCGGTGAACAGGAAAATTTATAATACCTTCGTGGCCCAACCACCTAACCAACGGCTCTGGAATCTTTCTTCAGTTAGATATACTTGTCTATATTCCACTGCAGGTACAGCAACATAAGTAAGTTTAAGATGAGGCTAGAGGGTCATGGAAAGAGGAGATACTAGCTCGCCAATGTTACCAGGACACTGAGAGATATTGTGGACAAATGATTCCGCTTGTCGTTCACATAATGCATTCTCCACCATATCAGAACCAACCTTCCACATGGAATAGCATTTCGGTTATCTAGCGATACCAATTAGAAGGTTGAACCATCTCTTTATTCTCTTTAAAGATGATAATTGAAGGTTTCAGAAGTTAGCATGAGTAAAACAGAGGGAGATAAATGACACCCTTACCTTCTCCACAGTCAAAACAAATGATTCTTTCAGAGCTGGCTGATGCAGCATGTCAACATGACTTGCCACATTGAAGTTGGGTGAACCCCAATCTTTATCACCAAAAGTGCTTTTTCTGCACTCATATGGGGAGTATCCTAATAAAGACTCACTTTCTGGTTGTTTATCAAGACCTAAAACATCATGAGCATGACTCTGTGCATTCATCTTATTGAAATCAATTCTTGTCTCCTCTGTTGGGGAACCGTTGTCACAAGGAATTTGAGATGATGGAGTTTCTTTGACTTGAGAAATGTCAAAATCACTAATACCTTGTTCATTATAGTCAATGGAAGACAGCCCTACatcttcaaaagcatctaaCATAGCAATATCATCGAAGTCTAAATCCTCTTCAGTCCTCTTGATCACAGAATCAGACACCTCTTCCGATCCCTTTAAGCGTGCTTCCTTCACCCGAAGAGCAACCTCCACAACAGCTGCTGCAGGTATAGATTTTAAAGCTGATTCACACTCTACCAATTCATGTATAGCCATAGCTTCGGATGCAGCAATTGAGAGCTCAACTGCCGCATTAACATCTGCATCTTTGAGGTGTCTTCTCAAGTTCTCTCCATACACCCTTGCTCTAACCTTCTCAACAGGTTGAGATGCAATTTCAACTCGTTGAATCTGCGCACCTTTTGAAGACTGAAGCCCTGCCAGAGATGCGTTAGATTCTTGGCTTTTGGTACACTGTGACTGTGAGCCACTGTTGTACGAGAAACGTAGGTGAAAATGAAGCACCTGCAAGGTAGAAAACATACATTATGTGAAAAACCTTATATATACTTGGAGGCTTCACTGCGACCAAAGTTTTACTTCTAAATAGTTAAAGAATGAGCGAACTTACTTTTCCAGGAGACTGAGCATAGCTCGTTGGCGAACCATCTTCCCCCGACAAGAATGGCGACCCATCTTCCCCTGACAAGAACAAACGGCAGCCGGTGTATCCGCCGCCGTCCTTTGACGATAATTCCAAACGCTTGTCTTCACCGACATTTTCTCGGGAAAGGGCCGCGCTCTGCTTAAAAGAACGCTTCAACTAATTTCGTGATTGATCGAGGAACTAGCGGAAACGAAAAAACTAGGGCTGCTCTAATCATGAAACAGACCTCTAACGGTTGCGCCACGGGATACTCCGATTGACTTTGCTGCAGCCAATCCGGTAACCAAGCAAGATCCTGCAATCGAAATCGAAAGGAACGATCGACCGATCAAATCGTAACGAATGGAAGAATCTGCACAAAGAAAAGGACGAAATCAGAGGAGAGACAAGCTACCTCGGAGAACTGAGGATGGCGAAACCCTAGACTTGCCATCGAGCTGCGGCGACTGTTTGGAGGAGAGAAGCAAAAGCagtaacgagagagagagagagacttggcGCCAAGCAGGAATTCGTATTGACCACAATTTGATTTCCCCGCgacaaattaaaaagtcaaCCGAAAAATTATTCAGCTTTCTTGCGTATCTTGATGAGGCCCGATTTATATGTGAATGCACGGGGACAGATTTATATGTTATGAAAATTTCAGATATTTcgtatagaaaaataaaaatttaaaaagtctggtccctaaatttgaaaatgcaagAGCCAAATGTATAAATAACCATTCCAAACAactttaaaacttttaaaaaatgcaattaaattggtgaaatcaaatcttaaaacttgtcaattcGTCTGATAGAAAATGCTGATGTAGCATAATTATTTTCCCTCTCATATGTGGCTTTTTTAAATTGCTTTATTTTCTTACATgtctttttcattattatttcatgcattaaattttatttaaattaggtaaataaatatataaaatggtaaaattttatttagaaaaaaaatgaaaataagagagagaaagagaatggTAGGGGACTCGTGGGTGTTGTCGCCGCCGCTGCCATTCCTCCTTATCACTGCAGGGGCCGGTAGAAGTCGCTAGCCTTGGGCGAGGGTAGCAGGCATAGCCCAGGTCCGGGTGAGGCAAACGTAGGTAGGCCTCGCCGGCCCGAGCGAGCCGCCCATCCTTGCCGAGGGCCGGCTATGAGAAGTGGTGGGTGGGGGGGCGCCCACCGGGCCTCTGCTGttctccgtttttttttttcttttccttccaattttgggtttgttagccttttataatttttaatctaCTTTGAACAAATTTgtagaagaaaataataaaaatgccacataagaaaagaaaataattttaaaaagccacctaggagagagaaattaatttgaaaattgctacgttagcatttTCCGTCGCCtaattggatggagttaataTAAGGATTCAACTaagtcaatttgacaaattttaagacttgattgcattttttaaaaagtttaggactcaattacactttcgcaCGAGTTTTATGACTTCCAGTGAACTTATCTCTACTTTTGACTCTTCATTTCTTTCCTACATTTGGGAAACCTCGCATTTTGGCTTAAAATTACCGAAACCTGTAAAACATTTCAAAATATTCCAATAGTGACAAGTAGAATAGTGTATGAACTTTTCAAACCTTCAAGATTTTAACTAAGTAGTACGAAAGGGCAGGCAAACAGAACGGCACATACCTTTTGAGAACATGGGTAGTCAATGCTTATAGTGCAATTTATCAAAGTCATTTAGATCTCGAAGGAGAATTATTCACATGCACCTGATTCACATTTCGTCTATATCATGTAGATCTCTCGTGGGCTGACATTGTTCGAGGGTGAAGACGACGGTGCTTACATGCAGCAGGTGAATAAAAGAACCGGCCGACTGGTTTCAACTACACATCTACTCAGTAGAATACTTGCAGTAAGAAAACATTACTTGCCCTTTCCTTTTTGAATAAACCGAGTTGCATTTACAGTATAAAAGAAGAGCCCTCAACAAAACAGAGCTTAGAGTTCTCCCAAGAAACTCCGATTCTCACATTCACGATGTGGCCTCGGGCTGATCACTAGAAGCAGCTTGAATCTGCGAAACTTCCGGGGCAGACATTTCTGGTTGTGTCGCTACCGCAGATTCGATTTGGCTTGGCACCGACGCTTGGATGATTTCTGGCGGTCTGAATTTGTCGATGTAGTAACTTAGAGCTGGCCCGGAGTACACGGCCGTTGGCACCTGGGGTTCGTTCTTGCTGACCTGGAGGAGTACTGCCGAAGCGGCGGCTATGGAAATGAGAGCGAGACCCGCAGCAACTGCTACCGTGTTTTCAGCTCCATCGGCAGATGAACCTGCAGTTCCCGAGCTTATCGCACTTTCCGCTATGTAAATTGCAGGCTGATGCATTACAaagacatggagagagagaagttcaGTTATTCACCTAAACAGGCGACATAAGGCAGAACggaaagaaaattaccaaacaaagaAACAGAAAGAATAGGCAAGTATGAATCGAAGTTGAAGGAGGTGGCGATAAGAGAATAGGCGGGGCTCTAGCTTAGGATGCTAATAATCTTTTGCATAATTCAAAATTTGGAGAAGAACCTACATCTTTACTAATGGTCCGAGAAACTAGACATGATAAATAATCTCAGGGAATCACAGCTGGTTGTGTTTATCTGGTTCTTATAGGTTTAAATTTGCTCTGCAAAAGAAATGGAACAGACTTTGTTTCATAACGTTCATTTCAAAAACGGTTCAAACAGGAGAAGTAGAATACCAGTGACCAGATGGATGTCACTCAATGGCACTTAAATGTCAAGAAGttggtaagagagagagaaaaaatgagaagCATGGAACAGATCATCATAGATCGAAATCCCATTGACTGATTTGTT includes these proteins:
- the LOC115743774 gene encoding uncharacterized protein LOC115743774 isoform X4, with the protein product MASLGFRHPQFSEDLAWLPDWLQQSQSEYPVAQPLESAALSRENVGEDKRLELSSKDGGGYTGCRLFLSGEDGSPFLSGEDGSPTSYAQSPGKVLHFHLRFSYNSGSQSQCTKSQESNASLAGLQSSKGAQIQRVEIASQPVEKVRARVYGENLRRHLKDADVNAAVELSIAASEAMAIHELVECESALKSIPAAAVVEVALRVKEARLKGSEEVSDSVIKRTEEDLDFDDIAMLDAFEDVGLSSIDYNEQGISDFDISQVKETPSSQIPCDNGSPTEETRIDFNKMNAQSHAHDVLGLDKQPESESLLGYSPYECRKSTFGDKDWGSPNFNVASHVDMLHQPALKESFVLTVEKVGSDMVENALCERQAESFVHNISQCPVEYRQVYLTEERFQSRWLGGWATKDIEVPVELKEKSTRTRSIAKFFVHETSFLSESADTAPDENSVVQIGISTQKAPQLKMAFEGSCDEVNEGITFSQEIVRSSSLLSADPLCSFVPCSISTENHGLHQEPSQNCIEIDGEKFIDLASELGSANPNETSDPKSKADNQNAGVTSEPKEGFQKSARRRLSSLKNYSVILSSNEGLKSPKSGYDIPAMVCGEEPVPVTKHPAEKVAFHRSISVQPAKNAAALQVHLLGKRKLLLLSDDKKWRHNMDSHRLAGDCLQKIPLNAANIRQDKNNHVSGRKRVSFSSEVHLQLQVDKSTRGSLHQNSPTGSTTGSWKRLRYCKSQLECRRQGAKHRTSFMAEQPLIFHKMEFFLTGFSTRKEKEIERLIQKHGGEVLLDIPPVNLRGKGSSMVLSEQRPFVISPRKLKTAKFLYGCAIRAFILKVAWITESISAGSLVLPDKYMIVSNQVDAMFIPIGKSLPHSNSGSIFGQVGIMLHGKKSFCNKFSEVIKRGGGVAYKTLQQLVHCLHHGKVSMGIIVTEYESRPSRHLRQCALERKIPILLLMQTMSWIIESLYAGKMLSVLEQHQNLGFWR
- the LOC115743774 gene encoding uncharacterized protein LOC115743774 isoform X5, with translation MASLGFRHPQFSEDLAWLPDWLQQSQSEYPVAQPLESAALSRENVGEDKRLELSSKDGGGYTGCRLFLSGEDGSPFLSGEDGSPTSYAQSPGKVLHFHLRFSYNSGSQSQCTKSQESNASLAGLQSSKGAQIQRVEIASQPVEKVRARVYGENLRRHLKDADVNAAVELSIAASEAMAIHELVECESALKSIPAAAVVEVALRVKEARLKGSEEVSDSVIKRTEEDLDFDDIAMLDAFEDVGLSSIDYNEQGISDFDISQVKETPSSQIPCDNGSPTEETRIDFNKMNAQSHAHDVLGLDKQPESESLLGYSPYECRKSTFGDKDWGSPNFNVASHVDMLHQPALKESFVLTVEKVGSDMVENALCERQAESFVHNISQCPVEYRQVYLTEERFQSRWLGGWATKDIEVPVELKEKSTRTRSIAKFFVHETSFLSESADTAPDENSVVQIGISTQKAPQLKMAFEGSCDEVNEGITFSQEIVRSSSLLSADPLCSFVPCSISTENHGLHQEPSQNCIEIDGEKFIDLASELGSANPNETSDPKSKADNQNAGVTSEPKEGFQKSARRRLSSLKNYSVILSSNEAKLENGHGRCNLLLFSKCKREITSSYPDTNFTQKYNWRNSVGLKSPKSGYDIPAMVCGEEPVPVTKHPAEKVAFHRSISVQPAKNAAALQVHLLGKRKLLLLSDDKKWRHNMDSHRLAGDCLQKIPLNAANIRQDKNNHVSGRKRVSFSSEVHLQLQVDKSTRGSLHQNSPTGSTTGSWKRLRYCKSQLECRRQGAKHRTSFMAEQPLIFHKMEFFLTGFSTRKEKEIERLIQKHGGEVLLDIPPVNLRGKGSSMVLSEQRPFVISPRKLKTAKFLYGCAIRAFILKVAWITESISAGSLVLPDNEEVGWHTRPSNSWSIVFIMGRYPWELS